The Triticum aestivum cultivar Chinese Spring chromosome 7B, IWGSC CS RefSeq v2.1, whole genome shotgun sequence genome window below encodes:
- the LOC123161442 gene encoding BTB/POZ and MATH domain-containing protein 1 → MASQPPPPSQEIDLGAFLPLSPASSFASEADADHRRAVDDLLLLLSSEDDDDDDETTGTPSTDHKALTRSKAPPPPRELDPEAFLQPSPGSSSGSDADADHRRAVDDLLLQLSSSHTDDGELQDPLLDMADACTILTSTVRSVQLFKIEGLKALCSQPGLDKQCVKSKCEVGGYEWEILCYVPTYSTSWLDFCLMLLSEAPRSGSVTASISCQLVHPRVPGNPPDPVLHRAPHSEVTISHVFKRHKDCSHRAMIVQKKSLPEPACPDDDYLSVECIITILKENPDVATALRVPASNLQQHLGELLQSKTGSDVTFLVSGESFLAHKNILAARSPVLMAEFFGSMRESSAQQVVIDDMEAEAFKAMLHFIYTDKVPEFDWEQEAAVTMAQHLLAAADRYGLGKLKVMCEDKLSGDLTIDTAGTTLALAEQHNCSDLKASCIEFILSSPTILEAVVATEGYKNLEASCPAIISFIVRGRSN, encoded by the exons ATGGCGTCCCAGCCACCACCTCCATCCCAAGAGATCGATCTGGGGGCCTTCCTCCCGTTGTCTCCAGCCTCCTCATTTGCCTCCGAGGCCGACGCTGATCACCGCCGTGCCGTCGAcgatctgctcctcctcctctcgtccgaagatgacgacgacgacgacgagacaACCGGTACACCCAGCACCGACCACAAAGCCCTGACCCGTAGCAAAGCCCCACCGCCGCCCCGTGAGCTCGATCCGGAGGCCTTCCTccagccgtctcccggctcctcCTCAGGTTCCGACGCGGACGCCGATCACCGCCGGGCCGTCGACGACCTGCTCCTCCAACTCTCCTCGTCAcacaccgacgacggcgagctgcaG GATCCCTTGTTGGACATGGCTGATGCCTGTACCATCCTCACCAGCACCGTGCGCTCTGTGCAGCTGTTCAAGATTGAAGGTTTGAAAGCGTTGTGCTCGCAGCCCGGTCTGGATAAGCAGTGCGTCAAATCAAAGTGTGAGGTCGGTGGGTATGAGTGGGAAATCCTTTGCTATGTACCCACTTATTCCACCTCTTGGCTAGACTTCTGCCTTATGTTATTGAGTGAAGCCCCCCGGTCTGGCTCTGTGACAGCAAGCATAAGCTGTCAACTGGTACATCCGAGGGTGCCGGGCAATCCACCAGACCCTGTTCTGCACAGAGCACCACATTCTGAGGTGACTATCTCACATGTGTTCAAGCGCCACAAAGATTGCTCACATCGGGCAATGATCGTGCAAAAGAAATCTCTACCGGAGCCGGCATGTCCTGATGATGATTACTTGAGTGTGGAGTGCATCATCACTATTCTGAAGGAAAATCCTGATGTGGCAACCGCACTTCGGGTGCCGGCCTCCAACTTGCAGCAGCACCTTGGTGAGCTCCTGCAGAGCAAGACGGGATCCGATGTTACGTTCCTCGTCTCGGGTGAGTCCTTTCTTGCACACAAGAATATCCTTGCTGCGAGGTCACCTGTCCTCATGGCTGAGTTCTTCGGGAGCATGAGGGAGAGCAGCGCTCAACAAGTCGTGATCGATGACATGGAGGCGGAAGCATTCAAGGCCATGCTGCACTTCATCTACACCGACAAAGTTCCTGAATTTGATTGGGAGCAGGAGGCTGCAGTTACAATGGCTCAACATCTGCTTGCGGCGGCTGACAGGTATGGGCTGGGCAAGCTCAAGGTTATGTGCGAGGACAAACTTTCAGGTGACCTTACTATAGATACAGCGGGTACTACTTTGGCATTAGCTGAGCAGCACAACTGCTCTGACCTCAAGGCTAGTTGCATCGAGTTCATCCTCAGCAGCCCTACGATACTTGAagcggtggtggcgacggagggGTATAAGAATCTGGAGGCAAGCTGTCCTGCTATTATTAGCTTCATTGTGCGTGGGAGAAGCAACTGA